In a single window of the Nycticebus coucang isolate mNycCou1 chromosome 13, mNycCou1.pri, whole genome shotgun sequence genome:
- the LY6L gene encoding lymphocyte antigen 6L isoform X2: MKGVEEVAPGQQVPVLPAPRRPGPALAPALPGAPGFPNSSLRGPLSRGAKLGGPESPSRSWGGQSRPARLLLERRSSAARWRDARRGCGDRRDSYGREAAALRVEGEDLKGAGCSGRGEGRCEAEAAAPLGRTLRRHAGVRPSPVGFPGGCGVCQWTDGGSSEPELLPLLQSRQLGQVPASAVPPHRRGLRL; the protein is encoded by the exons ATGAAGGGAGTAGAGGAGGTTGCACCTGGACAG CAGGTCCCGGTTCTTCCTGCCCCTCGGCGCCCAGGCCCCGCTCTGGCTCCCGCCCTTCCAGGAGCTCCGGGATTTCCGAACTCCAGCCTTCGCGGGCCCCTGAGTCGCGGCGCAAAGCTGGGCGGCCCGGAAAGCCCGTCCCGGAGCTGGGGCGGCCAGTCCCGCCCGGCCCGGCTCCTCCTCGAGCGGCGCAGCTCTGCGGCCAGGTGGAGGGACGCGCGCCGGGGCTGCGGGGACCGGCGGGACAGCTATGGGAGGGAGGCGGCGGCTCTGAGGGTTGAGGGTGAGGACCTGAAAGGGGCGGGATGCTCGGGGCGCGGGGAGGGGCGCTGCGAAGCCGAAGCCGCCGCCCCACTCGGCCGAACCCTTCGGCGTCATGCGGGGGTTCGTCCTAGTCCTGTGGGCTTTCCTGGGGGCTGCGGAGTTTGCCAGTGGACCGATGGCGGCAG CTCTGAACCTGAGCTGTTACCACTGCTTCAAAGCAGACAGCTGGGACAAGTGCCGGCCAGCGCGGTGCCTCCCCACAGACGAGGTCTGCGTCTCTAA
- the LY6L gene encoding lymphocyte antigen 6L isoform X1: MKGVEEVAPGQQVPVLPAPRRPGPALAPALPGAPGFPNSSLRGPLSRGAKLGGPESPSRSWGGQSRPARLLLERRSSAARWRDARRGCGDRRDSYGREAAALRVEGEDLKGAGCSGRGEGRCEAEAAAPLGRTLRRHAGVRPSPVGFPGGCGVCQWTDGGRIQCESYAQQALCSQMSHQQQEDSVVARTQCGRLNHQTLLFREPLQQGTAHTGRAVGPAKGATAPRGPRPPLDHVVRSLTVHPSTLPVHPVPCLQDTGVEGNSLPAPPCWSAFAPGIMGIMGTLVWQRLCM; encoded by the exons ATGAAGGGAGTAGAGGAGGTTGCACCTGGACAG CAGGTCCCGGTTCTTCCTGCCCCTCGGCGCCCAGGCCCCGCTCTGGCTCCCGCCCTTCCAGGAGCTCCGGGATTTCCGAACTCCAGCCTTCGCGGGCCCCTGAGTCGCGGCGCAAAGCTGGGCGGCCCGGAAAGCCCGTCCCGGAGCTGGGGCGGCCAGTCCCGCCCGGCCCGGCTCCTCCTCGAGCGGCGCAGCTCTGCGGCCAGGTGGAGGGACGCGCGCCGGGGCTGCGGGGACCGGCGGGACAGCTATGGGAGGGAGGCGGCGGCTCTGAGGGTTGAGGGTGAGGACCTGAAAGGGGCGGGATGCTCGGGGCGCGGGGAGGGGCGCTGCGAAGCCGAAGCCGCCGCCCCACTCGGCCGAACCCTTCGGCGTCATGCGGGGGTTCGTCCTAGTCCTGTGGGCTTTCCTGGGGGCTGCGGAGTTTGCCAGTGGACCGATGGCGGCAG GATCCAATGTGAGAGTTATGCTCAGCAAGCGCTGTGCTCGCAGATGTCCCACCAGCAACAGGAGGATTCAGTGGTCGCCAGGACCCAGTGTGGAAGGCTTAATCACCAGACGCTGCTGTTCCGGGAACCTCTGCAACAGGGCACCGCCCACACAGGCAGGGCTGTGGGCCCAGCCAAGGGGGCTACTGCTCCACGTGGGCCTCGGCCTCCTCTGGACCATGTTGTGAGGAGCCTCACTGTGCATCCCTCCACCCTGCCAGTCCATCCTGTCCCCTGCCTCCAGGACACTGGAGTAGAGGGAAACTCCCTACCTGCCCCTCCCTGCTGGAGCGCCTTTGCTCCAGGGATAATGGGGATAATGGGCACTCTGGTCTGGCAACGGCTCTGCATGTGA
- the LY6L gene encoding lymphocyte antigen 6L isoform X3: MRGFVLVLWAFLGAAEFASGPMAAALNLSCYHCFKADSWDKCRPARCLPTDEVCVSNEVLFLVRSNVRVMLSKRCARRCPTSNRRIQWSPGPSVEGLITRRCCSGNLCNRAPPTQAGLWAQPRGLLLHVGLGLLWTML, encoded by the exons ATGCGGGGGTTCGTCCTAGTCCTGTGGGCTTTCCTGGGGGCTGCGGAGTTTGCCAGTGGACCGATGGCGGCAG CTCTGAACCTGAGCTGTTACCACTGCTTCAAAGCAGACAGCTGGGACAAGTGCCGGCCAGCGCGGTGCCTCCCCACAGACGAGGTCTGCGTCTCTAACGAGGTGCTCTTTCTCGTGA GATCCAATGTGAGAGTTATGCTCAGCAAGCGCTGTGCTCGCAGATGTCCCACCAGCAACAGGAGGATTCAGTGGTCGCCAGGACCCAGTGTGGAAGGCTTAATCACCAGACGCTGCTGTTCCGGGAACCTCTGCAACAGGGCACCGCCCACACAGGCAGGGCTGTGGGCCCAGCCAAGGGGGCTACTGCTCCACGTGGGCCTCGGCCTCCTCTGGACCATGTTGTGA